A window of Plasmodium malariae genome assembly, chromosome: 5 contains these coding sequences:
- the PmUG01_05015800 gene encoding Plasmodium exported protein, unknown function has protein sequence MILRSYITITFSTVIVLCEFPHLKTRDYPNENLNQNFMNTLKEKWEGNRKEKEEVKGKQKWEQTWKEKMQKNKEIKREKRKVKWWDEKKEEEKEEKMEYSKPLNSSNFEKKIEDEWNELENEEIEAWTNIINTCWKTLTHKLKHDAYRNSKIGRWNNMFKAFSKMREIKNKLDKRRLQKFREHIQNISSRGADDESWNNLNEMWEIIKYLKVQNDMNWESNLMKSWKQWFQREIPEIKNKIL, from the exons ATGATTCTAAGATCTTATATCACAATAACTTTTTCTACTGTAATTGTTCTGtg CGAATTTCCTCATTTAAAAACTAGAGATTATCCTAATGAGAATTTGAAccaaaattttatgaatactttaaaagaaaaatgggaagggaatagaaaagaaaaagaggaagTAAAAGGTAAACAAAAATGGGAACAAAcatggaaagaaaaaatgcaaaaaaataaggaaataaaaagggAGAAACGAAAGGTAAAATGGTGGgatgagaaaaaagaagaagagaaggaagaaaaaatggaatattcTAAACCCCTGAATTCTTCAAATTTcgagaaaaaaattgaagatgAATGGAATGAGttagaaaatgaagaaattgAAGCATggacaaatataataaacacGTGTTGGAAAACTTTAACACACAAATTAAAACATGATGCCTACAGAAATAGTAAAATTGGGAGATGGAATAATATGTTCAAAGCATTTTCTAAAATGcgtgaaattaaaaataaattagacaAAAGGCGTTTACAAAAATTCAGAGaacatatacaaaatataagctCTCGTGGAGCAGATGATGAATCTtggaataatttaaatgagATGTGGGAAATCATAAAATATCTCAAGGTACAAAATGATATGAATTGGGAAAGTAATTTAATGAAATCGTGGAAACAGTGGTTTCAGAGAGAAATTcctgaaataaaaaataaaatattgtag
- the PmUG01_05015700 gene encoding Plasmodium exported protein (PHIST), unknown function yields MKFFNRTAFFLTRTQLCGNKFNINNWGTPTSDEQKKSSKERDVFHFFLSRIFTLLQHIIIYLLVHVIHFYTGKENKNLELKLSNTYARNLSESFFKHRNGVRSLFKQGMRFGNEDSTLLFSDCTSPSSSENIVSCCKYEVVETILGDSKDSSDTTDKPYEVKVAEEDEYEDDSEDESGDQYEEEMIEVTDDYYDDDEGQSDDDSEEDYVTIISHNEDSESDGNVDRTENEDINKFENGSVIFNIEKDVNSSNLVTEEELNRKLKKINGNVDVNQMSTIWNDVSTIENKKYHDMTNSLWNWCELLALEYKIPEELILKEWKKVVDFTSDELLKKNFIDNNDFNELIKEGKIDYLDFIYFIKHKRKSWKKFIQKTEDVWRNTLDNNFRRIFSE; encoded by the exons atgaaattttttaaccgaacagcattttttttaacaagaACGCAATTATGtggaaataaatttaatattaataattggGGCACACCCACATCTGATGAACAGAAGAAATCAAGCAAAGAAAGAGAcgtattccatttttttctatctagaatttttactttattgcagcatattattatttatctgTTGGTACAT gttatacatttttacacggggaaagaaaataaaaacttagAACTTAAATTAAGTAATACGTATGCAAGAAATTTGTCTGAAAGTTTTTTTAAGCATAGGAATGGGGTTCGTTCCCTATTTAAACAAGGAATGAGGTTTGGTAATGAAGATTCAACACTTCTTTTTTCAGATTGTACGTCACCCAGCAGTTCAGAAAATATAGTATCTTGTTGTAAATATGAGGTAGTAGAAACAATTTTAGGTGATTCAAAGGATTCATCTGATACTACTGATAAACCTTATGAAGTTAAAGTTGCAGAAGAAGACGAATATGAAGATGATTCTGAAGATGAATCTGGAGATCAATATGAAGAAGAGATGATTGAAGTAACTGATGATTATTATGACGATGACGAAGGTCAGTCTGATGATGATTCTGAAGAAGACTACGTTACAATAATTTCACATAATGAAGATAGTGAAAGTGATGGGAATGTAGATAGAACAGAAAATGaagatattaataaatttgaaaatggTAGcgttatttttaacattgaGAAGGATGTGAATTCAAGTAATTTAGTGACGGAAGAAGAATTAAATAGGAAGCTTAAGAAAATTAATGGTAATGTAGATGTTAACCAAATGAGCACAATATGGAATGATGTCAGTACTAttgagaataaaaaatatcatgATATGACAAATAGTTTATGGAATTGGTGTGAATTGTTAGCattagaatataaaattccTGAAGaacttattttaaaagagtGGAAGAAAGTTGTTGATTTTACATCAGATGAATTActgaaaaagaattttattgataataatgactttaatgaattaattaaagaaggaaaaattgattatttggactttatttattttataaaacataaaaggaAATCttggaaaaaatttatacaaaagACAGAAGATGTTTGGAGAAATACATTAGATAATAACTTCAGACGTATTTTTAGTGAATGa
- the PmUG01_05016000 gene encoding conserved Plasmodium protein, unknown function codes for MKYKVSVLYVITVFLLIAFSDVIKGDNSNNDNKKKDMWKSRFSLGKGTQKTDGDANEKNDKNHDKEKKEKEFLMNNLKGADMNDPRSVMLLKEIYDKDNQLSIISRKKKKYKTATFTLGTLLTIIAIRTLTEFAVKSIAKFFQKEGGALGGLILDKWNLNNLKKEAAFIETLV; via the exons ATGAAGTATAAAGTATCggtattatatgttataacaGTTTTTCTCCTAATTGCTTTTAGCGATGTGATAAAGGGagataacagtaataatgataataaaaaaaaggacatGTGGAAATCAAGATTTTCTTTAGGAAAAGGAACACAAAAAACGGATGGAGATGcaaatgagaaaaatgacaaaaaccatgataaggaaaagaaggaaaaag aattccTAATGAATAACCTTAAAGGTGCTGATATGAACGATCCGCGAAGTGTAATGCTTTTAAAGGAAATTTACGATAAGGATAACCAATTAAGTATAATAagtagaaaaaagaaaaaatataaaacagcTACTTTTACCTTGGGTACACTACTAACTATAATCGCAATACGAACCTTAACAGAATTTGCAGTGAAGAGTATTGCTAAATTTTTCCAGAAGGAAGGAGGTGCATTAGGTGGATTAATTTTGGATAAATGGAatcttaataatttaaaaaaagaagctgCATTTATTGAAACATTAGTATAA
- the PmUG01_05015900 gene encoding tryptophan-rich antigen translates to MEQSNNLSSCLVEKVFSACSSDINKYSSLIDFNSKHTYVYATFLISLFFVFLRFIFIATFQKFNINTLFSAKNAIKWKEHEVKVQEIKEQEKEEGEEEEDIYYDVSEGEEDNKEELTKEKEQKLEGNRENVKIQIEEENRKEVEQELPEDEEELEKWKSNEWINFMNGIENEWQLLNVQIEDEKLKWLEEKDKELEQWMKMMEDNWMNVDTLNDLYKCICFKQKLKDKNEMKESLRKEIKDTIYAQWKHWLREKETYMNSLVVKQWIHWKNSKILQWLMSDWKRQEDEYWINWEKTHYMKWIHFWKKQKWEIWKERVTREKREWSNWVQMKEDLNIYNKWKRWCVWIRKKRNVVNEWIDILIDKCFSQNNLDTWLEQNQIEYEQIEKLDKDKVCEERNLEKKFKKKKKILSFIRRDYHRERQPINEEEGEEEKLNNLEN, encoded by the exons atggAACAGTCTAATAATTTATCAAGTTGTTTGGTAGAAAAGGTTTTCTCTGCATGTTCAtcagatataaataaatattcttcaCTAATAGATTTCAATTctaaacatacatatgtatacgcaacctttcttatttctttattctttGTCTTTTTAaggtttatttttata gctacatttcaaaaatttaacaTAAATACACTATTCTCAGCTAAAAATGCAATAAAGTGGAAAGAACATGAAGTAAAAGTACAAGAAATAAAGGAACAAGAAAAAGAGGAGGGGGAGGAGGAAGaggatatatattatgatgTAAGCGAAGGTGAAGAGGACAACAAAGAAGAACtaacaaaagaaaaggaaCAAAAATTAGAAGGAAATAGAGAGAATGTAAAAATCCAAATAGAAGAAGAAAACAGAAAAGAAGTAGAACAAGAGTTACCagaagatgaagaagaattagaaaaatggaaaagtaATGAATGGATTAACTTTATGAATGGAATTGAAAATGAATGGCAGCTTTTAAATGTGCAGATAGAAGATGAAAAACTTAAATGGCTTGAAGAGAAAGACAAAGAATTGGAACAATGGATGAAAATGATGGAAGATAATTGGATGAATGTTGATACTTTAAATGatctatataaatgtatatgttttaaacaaaaattaaaagacaAAAATGAGATGAAAGAATCtttaagaaaagaaataaaagatacCATTTATGCCCAATGGAAACACTGGTTACGTGAAAAAGAAACGTATATGAACTCATTGGTAGTAAAACAATGGATTCATTggaaaaatagcaaaatacTTCAGTGGTTAATGTCTGACTGGAAACGTCAAGAAGATGAATATTGGATTAATTGGGAAAAGACACATTATATGAAGTGGATTCATTTTTGGAAGAAGCAAAAATGGGAAATATGGAAAGAAAGAGTTACTAGGGAGAAACGAGAATGGAGTAATTGGGTACAAATGAAAGAAGAtctaaacatatataataaatggaaAAGATGGTGTGTGtggataagaaaaaaaagaaatgtagTAAATGAATGGATAGATATACTGATAGATAAATGCTTTAGTCAGAATAACTTGGATACATGGCTTGAACAGAATCAAATTGAATATGaacaaatagaaaaattggACAAGGATAAAGTATGTGAAGAAagaaatttagaaaaaaaatttaaaaaaaagaaaaagattttatcttttatccGACGAGATTACCACAGGGAACGACAGCCCATAAATGAAGAGGAAggagaagaagaaaaactTAATAATTTGGAAAACTGA
- the PmUG01_05015600 gene encoding uncharacterized protein — translation MYYFIKMKIYNYFFNTHFFLLFVYYSYIYCNYMIKNKKGNTFDIRSNISLYEDSPFNPLDDDVSKDDIIKNETIKNNLINDDLTDDILPDSNLKKNLIDVKGVNDEHEKIKLILYSYMDKIDGAHEDRLLYKLVRKCRDEENYENIGHF, via the coding sequence atgtattatttcattaaaatgaaaatatataattatttttttaacacacattttttccttttatttgtttattattcttatatatattgcaattatatgataaagaataaaaagggTAACACATTTGATATAAGAAGCAACATATCACTATATGAAGATTCTCCATTTAATCCATTGGATGATGATGTTTCAAAAGAtgacataataaaaaatgaaacaataaaaaataacttaaTAAATGATGATTTAACGGATGATATTTTACCAGatagtaatttaaaaaaaaatttaatagatGTAAAGGGCGTTAATGATGAACAcgagaaaattaaattaattttatattcatatatggaTAAAATAGATGGAGCACATGAAGATAGATTACTGTACAAGCTTGTTAGGAAATGTAGAGATGAAGAAAATTACGAAAATATTGGAcatttttag
- the SIAP2 gene encoding sporozoite invasion-associated protein 2, putative, translated as MKLLKIYYIFFNLVLFLNIVQLSLSCETQSSLENPTFNTNVDYGPSIDHMFGKSFKELVTSLEEDLLYENYSLLSEFSGSLENFEYVPEDEGFNEIYEAVKNSSKKKSKKKNTKSKNYKSQKSKSSLPQNNEYDSYDSYEELDEDNINLKSYDKEEHNDSEDSSSEYNELEESDDEKIVFGKLQFFNVNNQKSDYTKNIPSHETNASHNKNDTKKSDDENDGMVNAFNERSRIRKRKNKNPFENFVINYTYDDFLVKHNLSDNISGHNKMPGERFALDEFYNRIVKYRNIENYILKLLFDNFKNQNDLGRKYILNNFQEVASFVKLLLRKNFVQLNSSEEEMLFENAKKLLQKTYKKLN; from the coding sequence ATgaagttattaaaaatatattatattttttttaatttagtattatttctaaatatagTTCAGTTAAGTTTATCATGTGAAACTCAATCTTCGCTAGAAAATCCAACATTTAACACAAATGTAGATTACGGACCTAGTATAGATCATATGTTTGGTAAATCCTTCAAAGAACTTGTGACATCACTTGAAGAagatttattatatgaaaattattcattACTATCAGAATTTAGTGGATCTCTCGAGAATTTTGAATATGTTCCAGAAGATGAAGGTTTTAACGAAATATATGAAGCAGTTAAAAATtcctcaaaaaaaaaatccaaaaaaaaaaatacgaaatCCAAAAATTACAAATCTCAAAAGTCAAAAAGCTCTTTGCCTCAAAACAATGAATACGATAGTTACGATTCATATGAAGAACTGGATgaagataatataaatttaaaaagttatgATAAAGAAGAACATAATGATTCTGAGGACTCATCAAGTGAATACAACGAATTAGAAGAATCGGACGATGAAAAAATAGTCTTTGGTAAGCTACAATTCTTCAATGTAAATAATCAGAAATCCGACTACACTAAAAATATACCTTCCCATGAAACAAATGCAtcacataataaaaatgataccAAAAAATCTGACGACGAAAACGATGGCATGGTTAATGCATTTAACGAAAGGTCTCGtattagaaaaagaaaaaataaaaatccttttgaaaattttgtaataaattatacttatGATGATTTTCTTGTAAAACATAATCTGAGCGATAATATTTCAGGACATAATAAAATGCCTGGAGAACGTTTTGCCCTTGACGAATTCTATAATAGAATAGTTAAGTAtagaaatattgaaaattatatattaaaattattatttgataattttaaaaaccaAAATGATCTTggtagaaaatatatattaaacaacTTTCAGGAGGTAGCATCTTTCGTTAAATTACTATTACGTAAGAATTTTGTACAACTAAATAGTTCTGAAGAAGAAATGTTATTCGAGAAtgctaaaaaattattacaaaaaacatacaaaaaattaaattaa
- a CDS encoding early transcribed membrane protein translates to MRVSAIFYFVNILFLVSLIVPCMCTENVMQKKVKSAFNSLNNKLRNYDDKKKKIMLAAAAGVLITIMSAVVGGIFYRRQSSKDRWDNPDLVDDVHNLVLEAIEYGILFTHKNYYGGKDIDKSFPSEKDIKKYLLKNLKSDNLDLTFSQKQDLIRMIPYIELNIRKACYNYENTKIQ, encoded by the coding sequence ATGAGAGTTTCAGcaattttctattttgttaatattttatttctagtCAGTTTGATAGTGCCTTGTATGTGCACAGAGAATGTAATGCAGAAGAAAGTTAAGAGTGCATTCAAttcattaaataacaaattaaggaattatgatgataaaaaaaaaaagataatgtTAGCCGCAGCTGCAGGAGTATTAATAACCATAATGTCAGCCGTAGTTGGAGGAATTTTTTATCGTAGACAAAGTAGTAAAGATAGATGGGATAATCCTGATTTAGTGGATGACGTTCATAACCTTGTACTAGAAGCTATAGAGTATGGCATTCTGTTTACGCATAAGAATTACTATGGTGGTAAAGATATTGATAAATCATTTCCAAGTGAAAAAGACATAAAGAAATACCTTctaaagaatttaaaaagtgATAACCTGGATCTAACATTTTCACAGAAGCAGGATTTAATTCGTATGATTCCTTATATTGAACTTAATATCAGAAAGGCTTGTTATAACTATGAAAATActaaaatacaataa